A window from Thiomonas sp. FB-Cd encodes these proteins:
- a CDS encoding bifunctional acetate--CoA ligase family protein/GNAT family N-acetyltransferase, with translation MDRHYLTSLLSPQAIVVFADEDGSGLARTVLAALKAQQFRGRVQFLGVETSGTLGELSQAQADLAIIALPPKDASTALGIAARIGCRAAVMLGNGVSAHDAASMQAIARREGLHMLGPNSLGLQRPHLQLNASAAGPLAAPGPLALVSQSGSLTASMLDWARDNAVGFSCVVAVGPHAAVDVPEVLDFLASDAHTHSIVVHLEGIGNARRFMSALRSAASAKPVIILKAGRTSAGNEAARTHSAALVGADAVFDAALRRAGAVRVRSFVELFSAAKCLASRYRPVGRRLAVVTNGGGPGVLAADWIGEIGLTLGKLSHEAAAALQPQLPPHASLSDLIDLSEDALAPHFHAAIDAASHDQAVDGILVVYSPKPDSDAQATAKVLAEMRRSVSKPLLACWLGETTVLSSRVILKSADIPTFRTPEPAVSAFGNIAAFYQNQQLLQQTPPPLTGLAAPDVECARLVIESALAERRTVLTEMESKAVLAAFHIPVTPTAQARNANEAMQLASQMGFPVAMKIDSPDVSHKSDVQGVVLNVSSGVAVRETFETMMDNVKRLQPQARINGVTVQKMASAQRGREVAIGVVCDAALGPVITFGAGGTAVELIHDQAIELPPLNQFLARRLIERARVAQTLGAWHGAAAVDMQALEHLLLRVSEMVCELPHLQEMDINPVIVDAHGAVAVDARMIIRRAQYEPLGSGHYQHLAIMPYPAYYRQTVPLAGDLEYTLRPIRPDDAEMLQELVRGLSPESRYFRFVSARSELTPGMLARFTLIDYDREMALVAVLKPQGESQPERIIGVSRYITSPDQQSCEFSLVVADAFSGQGIGSRLMQAIIDVARERGLTEIYGLVLAHNPTMLKLMQALGFSIQPCIEEPDFRLVKREL, from the coding sequence ATGGACAGACACTACCTCACCTCGCTGCTTTCCCCGCAAGCCATCGTCGTGTTTGCCGATGAGGACGGCTCCGGGCTCGCACGCACCGTGCTCGCCGCCCTCAAGGCGCAGCAATTTCGTGGCCGGGTGCAGTTTCTCGGCGTCGAAACCAGCGGCACGCTGGGTGAGCTCTCGCAGGCGCAAGCCGATCTGGCCATCATTGCCCTGCCACCAAAGGACGCCAGCACGGCGCTTGGCATTGCAGCGCGCATCGGCTGCCGGGCTGCGGTCATGCTCGGCAATGGCGTGAGCGCGCACGACGCGGCCTCGATGCAGGCCATTGCCCGGCGCGAAGGTCTGCACATGCTGGGCCCGAACAGCCTGGGATTGCAGCGTCCGCATCTGCAGCTCAACGCCAGTGCGGCCGGCCCCCTGGCTGCACCCGGTCCGCTCGCGCTCGTCTCCCAGTCCGGATCCCTCACGGCGTCCATGCTCGATTGGGCGCGGGACAATGCCGTGGGCTTTTCGTGTGTCGTCGCCGTGGGGCCCCATGCCGCGGTGGATGTGCCCGAGGTGCTCGACTTCCTGGCCAGCGACGCCCACACGCACAGCATCGTCGTCCATCTCGAAGGCATTGGCAACGCGCGACGCTTCATGAGCGCACTGCGCAGTGCCGCCAGTGCCAAACCCGTGATCATCCTCAAGGCCGGACGCACGTCTGCCGGCAATGAAGCCGCGCGCACCCACAGCGCCGCCCTGGTGGGCGCCGATGCGGTGTTCGACGCCGCGCTGCGGCGCGCGGGCGCGGTGCGCGTGCGCTCCTTCGTCGAATTGTTTTCGGCGGCCAAGTGCCTGGCCTCCCGCTATCGCCCGGTGGGGCGGCGCCTGGCTGTGGTCACCAACGGCGGGGGACCCGGCGTGCTGGCCGCCGACTGGATCGGCGAAATCGGCCTGACACTTGGCAAGCTTTCGCACGAGGCGGCCGCGGCCCTGCAGCCGCAGCTGCCCCCGCATGCCTCGCTCAGCGACCTCATCGACCTGTCCGAGGATGCGCTGGCACCCCATTTTCACGCCGCGATCGATGCGGCCAGCCATGACCAGGCGGTGGATGGCATCCTCGTCGTGTATTCGCCCAAGCCCGACTCCGATGCGCAGGCCACGGCCAAGGTTCTGGCCGAGATGCGGCGCAGCGTCAGCAAGCCCCTGCTGGCCTGCTGGCTGGGTGAGACGACGGTGTTGAGTTCGCGGGTGATCCTGAAATCGGCCGACATCCCGACGTTTCGCACGCCAGAGCCCGCAGTCAGCGCGTTTGGCAATATCGCCGCCTTCTATCAAAACCAGCAGCTGCTGCAACAAACGCCGCCGCCCCTGACGGGACTTGCAGCGCCCGATGTCGAGTGCGCGCGCCTCGTGATCGAAAGCGCCCTGGCCGAGCGGCGCACGGTGCTGACCGAAATGGAATCCAAAGCGGTCCTGGCTGCCTTTCACATCCCCGTGACCCCCACCGCCCAGGCACGCAACGCCAACGAGGCGATGCAGCTGGCCAGCCAAATGGGGTTTCCCGTGGCCATGAAAATCGATTCCCCCGATGTCAGCCACAAATCGGATGTCCAAGGCGTGGTCCTCAACGTGAGCAGTGGGGTGGCCGTGCGGGAAACGTTCGAGACCATGATGGACAACGTCAAGCGCCTGCAGCCGCAGGCGCGCATCAACGGGGTGACGGTGCAGAAGATGGCCTCGGCGCAGCGCGGGCGCGAAGTGGCCATCGGGGTGGTCTGCGACGCTGCACTGGGACCCGTGATCACATTCGGTGCCGGGGGCACGGCAGTCGAGTTGATCCATGACCAGGCCATCGAGCTGCCGCCGCTCAACCAGTTCCTGGCCCGCCGGCTGATCGAGCGCGCACGCGTGGCCCAAACCCTCGGCGCGTGGCATGGCGCGGCGGCCGTGGACATGCAGGCGCTGGAGCACCTGCTGCTGCGCGTGTCCGAGATGGTGTGCGAACTGCCCCACCTGCAGGAGATGGACATCAACCCGGTGATTGTCGATGCGCATGGCGCAGTGGCCGTCGATGCCCGCATGATCATCCGGCGCGCGCAGTATGAGCCGCTGGGCTCGGGGCATTATCAGCACCTGGCCATCATGCCCTACCCCGCGTATTACCGCCAAACCGTTCCGCTTGCGGGCGATCTCGAATACACCCTGCGTCCGATTCGCCCCGACGATGCCGAGATGCTGCAGGAACTGGTGCGCGGCCTGTCACCCGAGAGCCGGTACTTCCGCTTCGTGTCCGCGCGCAGCGAACTCACACCCGGAATGCTCGCGCGCTTCACGCTGATCGACTACGACCGGGAAATGGCCCTGGTGGCCGTGCTCAAGCCCCAGGGTGAATCGCAGCCCGAGCGCATCATCGGCGTGTCACGCTACATCACCAGTCCGGATCAGCAAAGCTGCGAGTTCTCGCTGGTGGTTGCCGATGCGTTCAGCGGACAGGGCATCGGCTCGCGCCTGATGCAAGCCATCATCGACGTGGCGCGCGAACGCGGCCTGACCGAAATCTACGGCCTTGTCCTGGCGCACAACCCCACCATGCTCAAGCTGATGCAGGCGCTGGGCTTCAGTATCCAGCCCTGCATCGAGGAGCCCGATTTCCGGTTGGTCAAACGCGAGCTCTGA
- a CDS encoding GGDEF domain-containing protein — MQAQLAWLERLPASVVVIVGDRFRYANAAALELMEAGQGEAFVGRAVVDFIHPLDLHRVLARIRRAEREAVSNPPTEFRALTCSGRQRVVAMTSNHVEHEGQGGVLAAFLDMSERAAMEQRLRETDENFQRIMNTMQDVFYRTDAQGITRYVCPAVKNVLGYEAQEIIGLPAAAFYPDMRERDALIAAIREQGFVHDFPGRMRRKDGVIIDISISTQALRDEQGQYAGVEGIWRDITQRKAMERELERMATHDDLTGLANRREILEQLEQALQRRRDRRAQSPLSVLILDLDHFKRINDGHGHAVGDRVLRQVVDVVEGRRRSVDRLGRLGGEEFLLILEGADADEAYRAAERIRQGVEEAPVDLGEGQVTQLTVSIGYAQALAEDRRASDLLERADRALYHAKHLGRNRVSA; from the coding sequence GTGCAAGCGCAGCTGGCGTGGCTGGAGCGGTTGCCGGCGAGCGTGGTGGTGATCGTGGGCGACCGCTTCCGGTATGCGAATGCGGCGGCGCTGGAGCTGATGGAGGCGGGGCAGGGCGAGGCGTTTGTGGGGCGCGCGGTGGTGGATTTCATCCATCCGCTGGATCTGCACCGGGTGCTGGCGCGCATCCGGCGCGCCGAGCGCGAGGCGGTGTCGAACCCGCCCACGGAGTTTCGGGCGTTGACGTGCAGCGGGCGCCAGCGGGTGGTGGCGATGACGAGCAACCACGTGGAGCACGAGGGGCAGGGCGGGGTGCTGGCGGCGTTCCTGGACATGAGCGAGCGCGCGGCGATGGAGCAGCGGCTGCGGGAGACGGACGAGAATTTCCAGCGCATCATGAACACGATGCAGGATGTGTTTTACCGCACGGATGCGCAGGGGATCACGCGCTATGTGTGCCCGGCGGTGAAGAACGTGCTGGGGTACGAGGCGCAGGAGATCATCGGCTTGCCGGCGGCGGCGTTTTACCCGGACATGCGCGAGCGCGATGCGCTGATTGCGGCGATTCGCGAGCAGGGGTTCGTGCACGATTTTCCGGGGCGCATGCGGCGCAAGGACGGGGTGATCATCGACATATCGATCAGCACGCAGGCGCTGCGCGACGAGCAGGGGCAGTACGCTGGGGTGGAGGGGATCTGGCGCGACATCACGCAGCGCAAGGCGATGGAGCGCGAGCTCGAGCGCATGGCCACGCACGACGATCTGACGGGGCTGGCGAACCGGCGCGAGATACTGGAGCAGCTGGAGCAGGCGCTGCAGCGGCGGCGGGACCGGCGCGCGCAGTCGCCGCTGTCGGTGCTGATTCTGGATCTGGACCATTTCAAGCGCATCAACGACGGGCATGGGCATGCGGTGGGGGACCGGGTGCTGCGCCAGGTGGTGGATGTGGTGGAGGGCAGGCGGCGCAGCGTGGACCGGCTGGGGCGGCTGGGCGGGGAGGAGTTCCTGCTGATTCTGGAGGGGGCCGACGCGGACGAGGCATACCGCGCGGCCGAGCGCATCCGCCAGGGGGTGGAGGAGGCGCCGGTGGATCTGGGCGAGGGGCAGGTGACGCAGCTCACGGTGAGCATCGGGTATGCGCAGGCGCTGGCCGAAGACCGGCGCGCCAGCGACCTGCTGGAGCGCGCCGACCGCGCGCTGTATCACGCCAAGCACCTGGGGCGCAACCGGGTCTCGGCGTAA
- a CDS encoding EAL domain-containing protein — protein sequence MMPHSPSFEPAAQPADEAQRLEALRDLDILDSAPEVVFDDLTALAAQIIGTPIALLSLIDRDRQWFKSHHGLELAQTPRDWAFCAHAILGDALFEVADASQDARFAGNPLVAGDTHIRFYAGVPLQTQDGHRLGTLCVLDRTARRLDAQQRDALTRLSRQAAHAIAMRQATGRLRQAQQRLRRLAEFNALLAHVNEAVASAQDEGALLESVCQLAVRYAHVGLAYVARPDAGGRFRFLASAGQTRYLDEIVISSRADAPEGQGFAGRAWREERSFYADAFALAPELDAWREQAGRYGLQAAATLPIVREGAVWAVLTVLDEKASVFDADLRALMEELARNIARGLERVSLLQREREAAAMQAVLLDASLAAIASVRDDRLARVNEHFVQMLGYAHAHEVLGLPLGPMYADAAECARVTALCARLHEGRPLRGDTVRLRRKDGAIVLCDLSIGVVMEAAGRTMVWTLVDITERQRLHVRLERSLAYQRRLMEKNAAGIFTVDARGTIQDVNPALCEIFGYAREALVGFSTARLHGGQASDEQFHKIAAQAAQDDLRLKREHRFRHAGGSTLTCQIMGVPIELSDGSAGVLWSVIDITALHEAREAIAHQALHDVLTDLPNRRALEQNLPKALARAQRNGFMLAVGMLDLDDFKQINDTHGHEAGDSLLRQFATQLRSCMRASDMLARLGGDEFVLVFEDLDELHHQQQIEAILRRLQRMVASPIELGRGAVARIGMSLGLALYPQDGTTGDALLRQADVSLYELKAHKLTRPRWWQVGTGQTAISEPGAGFEPFDAQAQALLTSAGAHLHGAIDHFVHRLLEEFVHDVAMHAIVVHLDEARMQALGRHQAEHLHKLLGPCVSRDEVLERAGRLGRMHAFVGVSPALLARATGLYRQVMAEQLRLAPLTSRTRYQLTQLAEARLQEDLQAQMQAHDRTVGAYYAVLDGAIPKPGTLWQDALADLLSPIGPLPGMRACLAMRPDSHGQFQVEAGVGERALALTEDLHAPAYQVRQDDDTPAGCGLVGRAWRLGTIQTTQQYDDDERLHLWQGIMAGHGVRSVAAIPVVNAQDKPAFILVLFGAYPNQFGTRWARQFIRSLQQRAGQFWRACRVSPSAMVLPHDVAQAYRSRLFRGGLCVFMQPVVDLRSAAVDRVEALARLRLDTQEVVSPGVFLPLLGDGELDRLFRLVLEQSLECVSAWQAQGLQLDVAVNLPPSTLLNAHCRQWVSEALRDHDVEPRRLTLELLETQELDSALQGQAIAGLAELGVKLAMDDLGSGYSSLKRLSELPFDTIKVDQSLTLNLRKSPLLTFSLIRTLIKMAHDLERQVIVEGVEDTGAIEAIMILGATHAQGYGLARPMPAQDVPQWIRTFALPIAQGQIHTFLGALAHHWIHMHAKAQGPTPLDACPVTQFLAERGLSHSQAAQWHAQVHDKHDLWQSSQQFVAWLLEQVRQEARA from the coding sequence ATGATGCCGCATTCGCCGTCGTTCGAGCCCGCGGCCCAGCCTGCGGACGAGGCCCAAAGGCTGGAGGCCCTGCGTGATCTGGACATTCTCGACAGTGCGCCCGAGGTGGTTTTCGATGACCTTACGGCCCTTGCGGCCCAGATCATCGGCACGCCCATTGCACTGCTTTCGCTGATTGACCGCGACCGCCAGTGGTTCAAGAGCCACCATGGCCTGGAGCTGGCGCAGACCCCGCGCGACTGGGCCTTTTGTGCGCACGCCATTCTGGGTGATGCGTTGTTCGAGGTTGCCGACGCGAGCCAGGATGCGCGCTTCGCCGGCAACCCGCTCGTGGCCGGAGACACGCACATCCGCTTTTATGCCGGGGTGCCGCTGCAGACGCAGGATGGCCATCGTCTGGGCACCTTGTGCGTGCTCGACCGCACCGCGCGCCGGCTCGACGCGCAGCAGCGCGACGCCTTGACCCGACTGAGCCGCCAGGCGGCCCACGCCATTGCGATGCGGCAGGCAACCGGGCGGCTGAGGCAGGCCCAGCAGCGTCTGCGGCGCCTGGCGGAGTTCAACGCGTTGCTGGCCCACGTCAACGAGGCGGTTGCCAGCGCGCAGGACGAGGGCGCGTTGCTGGAGTCGGTGTGCCAGCTCGCGGTGCGCTACGCACACGTTGGGCTCGCCTATGTGGCGCGGCCGGACGCTGGCGGGCGGTTCCGGTTTCTCGCGAGCGCGGGACAGACCCGCTACCTTGATGAAATCGTGATTTCCTCGCGCGCCGATGCGCCCGAAGGTCAGGGCTTCGCCGGGCGCGCCTGGCGCGAGGAGCGGTCGTTCTACGCGGATGCGTTCGCGCTGGCGCCCGAGCTTGACGCGTGGCGCGAGCAGGCCGGGCGCTATGGGCTGCAGGCCGCCGCCACCTTGCCCATCGTGCGCGAAGGCGCCGTGTGGGCCGTGCTGACGGTCCTGGACGAGAAGGCATCGGTGTTCGACGCGGATTTGCGCGCACTCATGGAGGAGCTCGCACGCAACATCGCCCGTGGACTGGAGCGCGTGAGTCTGCTGCAACGCGAGCGCGAAGCGGCCGCCATGCAAGCCGTGCTGCTCGACGCCAGCCTTGCGGCCATCGCCAGCGTGCGCGACGACCGGCTGGCGCGGGTCAACGAGCATTTCGTGCAGATGCTGGGGTACGCGCACGCGCACGAGGTCCTGGGCTTGCCCCTGGGCCCGATGTACGCCGATGCGGCCGAGTGCGCACGCGTGACGGCCTTGTGCGCACGCCTGCATGAAGGCCGGCCGCTGCGGGGGGACACGGTGCGCCTGCGCCGCAAGGATGGCGCGATCGTGCTTTGCGACTTGTCGATCGGCGTGGTCATGGAGGCTGCAGGGCGCACGATGGTGTGGACCCTTGTGGACATCACCGAGCGCCAGCGGCTGCACGTGCGGCTGGAACGCTCACTGGCCTACCAGCGCAGGCTCATGGAGAAGAATGCGGCGGGGATTTTCACGGTCGATGCCCGCGGCACCATTCAGGACGTCAACCCGGCCTTGTGCGAGATCTTCGGCTATGCACGCGAGGCCCTTGTCGGGTTCAGCACGGCGCGTCTGCATGGCGGCCAGGCGTCTGACGAGCAGTTCCACAAAATCGCCGCACAGGCGGCGCAAGACGATCTGCGGCTCAAGCGGGAACACCGCTTCCGGCATGCCGGCGGTTCAACCCTGACATGCCAGATCATGGGCGTGCCCATTGAGCTGTCCGATGGCTCGGCAGGCGTGCTTTGGAGCGTGATCGACATCACCGCCCTGCACGAAGCGCGCGAAGCCATTGCCCACCAGGCCCTGCACGATGTCCTGACGGATTTGCCCAACCGCCGCGCCCTGGAGCAGAACCTGCCGAAGGCCTTGGCACGCGCACAGCGCAACGGTTTCATGCTGGCCGTGGGCATGCTCGATCTGGATGACTTCAAACAGATCAACGACACCCATGGGCATGAAGCAGGGGACAGCCTCTTGCGGCAATTCGCCACGCAGCTGCGCTCGTGCATGCGCGCGTCCGACATGCTTGCGCGACTGGGCGGTGACGAGTTCGTCCTGGTCTTCGAGGATCTGGACGAATTGCATCACCAGCAGCAAATCGAGGCGATCCTGCGGCGTCTGCAACGGATGGTGGCGTCGCCCATTGAACTCGGCCGCGGCGCCGTTGCCAGGATCGGCATGAGCCTGGGGCTTGCGCTGTACCCGCAGGACGGCACCACGGGCGATGCGTTATTGCGTCAAGCCGACGTTTCGCTGTATGAGCTCAAGGCCCATAAGCTCACGCGGCCGCGATGGTGGCAAGTGGGGACGGGGCAGACCGCCATTTCCGAGCCCGGCGCGGGCTTCGAGCCTTTTGACGCGCAGGCGCAGGCCCTGCTCACGAGCGCAGGAGCCCACCTGCACGGCGCCATCGACCACTTCGTGCACAGGCTGCTCGAAGAGTTTGTCCATGACGTGGCCATGCACGCCATCGTCGTGCACCTGGATGAGGCGCGGATGCAGGCGCTCGGGCGTCACCAGGCCGAGCATCTGCACAAGCTCCTGGGGCCATGCGTTTCGCGCGATGAAGTGCTTGAGCGCGCGGGCAGGCTCGGCCGCATGCATGCCTTTGTCGGCGTGTCCCCCGCCTTGCTGGCCCGGGCAACCGGTCTGTACCGGCAAGTCATGGCCGAACAGCTGCGACTCGCGCCCCTCACGTCGCGCACGCGCTATCAGCTCACCCAGCTCGCCGAGGCCCGCCTGCAGGAGGATCTCCAGGCCCAGATGCAAGCGCACGACCGCACGGTGGGTGCGTACTACGCGGTGCTCGACGGGGCGATCCCCAAACCCGGAACGCTTTGGCAGGATGCGTTGGCGGACTTGCTGTCGCCCATCGGGCCACTGCCGGGGATGCGCGCTTGCCTGGCCATGCGCCCGGACAGCCACGGCCAGTTTCAGGTGGAAGCCGGTGTTGGTGAGCGCGCGCTTGCGCTCACGGAGGATCTGCATGCGCCCGCATACCAGGTGCGACAGGACGACGACACGCCGGCGGGATGCGGGCTCGTCGGCCGCGCATGGCGCCTGGGCACGATCCAGACCACGCAGCAATACGATGACGATGAGCGGCTGCATCTGTGGCAGGGCATCATGGCTGGGCACGGTGTGCGCAGCGTGGCAGCCATTCCCGTGGTGAACGCCCAGGACAAGCCGGCCTTCATCCTCGTGCTGTTTGGCGCCTATCCCAACCAGTTCGGAACGCGCTGGGCGCGGCAATTCATCCGTTCCCTGCAGCAGCGTGCGGGTCAGTTCTGGCGAGCCTGTCGCGTGTCGCCCTCGGCCATGGTGCTGCCGCACGATGTGGCGCAGGCCTACAGGAGCCGGCTGTTTCGCGGCGGCTTGTGCGTGTTCATGCAGCCGGTGGTGGATCTGCGCAGCGCAGCGGTGGACCGCGTCGAGGCGCTGGCCCGGCTGCGCCTGGATACCCAGGAGGTGGTGTCGCCCGGTGTGTTTCTTCCCCTGCTGGGCGATGGTGAGCTCGATCGCCTCTTCCGCCTCGTTCTGGAGCAGTCGCTGGAGTGTGTGAGCGCCTGGCAGGCGCAGGGGTTGCAGCTGGATGTGGCGGTGAACCTTCCGCCGTCCACGCTGCTCAACGCCCATTGCCGCCAGTGGGTGAGCGAGGCCTTGCGCGATCACGACGTCGAGCCTCGACGCCTGACCCTGGAGCTGCTGGAGACCCAGGAGCTTGATAGTGCGCTGCAAGGGCAGGCCATTGCCGGCCTTGCAGAGCTGGGAGTCAAATTGGCAATGGACGACCTGGGCTCAGGCTACAGCAGTCTGAAGCGGCTTTCCGAACTGCCCTTCGACACGATCAAGGTGGATCAGAGCCTGACCCTGAATCTGCGCAAGTCCCCTTTGCTCACGTTCAGTTTGATTCGCACGCTGATCAAGATGGCACACGATCTCGAACGTCAGGTGATCGTCGAGGGGGTGGAAGACACGGGGGCCATCGAGGCCATCATGATCCTCGGTGCAACCCATGCGCAGGGCTATGGCCTGGCACGGCCCATGCCGGCGCAGGATGTGCCGCAGTGGATCCGCACATTTGCGTTGCCCATTGCGCAGGGCCAGATTCACACCTTTCTCGGTGCCCTGGCGCACCACTGGATCCACATGCATGCCAAAGCCCAAGGTCCCACACCGCTGGATGCGTGTCCCGTGACGCAGTTTCTCGCCGAACGGGGTTTGAGCCATAGCCAGGCCGCACAGTGGCACGCGCAAGTGCACGACAAGCACGATCTGTGGCAGAGCAGTCAGCAATTCGTGGCCTGGTTGCTCGAGCAGGTGCGGCAGGAAGCGCGCGCGTGA
- a CDS encoding EAL domain-containing protein — MMQGDANNVDAYGAWIEAALEPIREPMAQLSEQFAAAFCDALSSAAHTAEIIGRLGPSEFSQLQRRQAQHLIALLDPALTGPEHLAQAEHVGRAHALVGVDILWVIEAFSLYQQHIHQLLGPLLPASEQREHVMRVVSRRILLDLAGQVSSLRRIEVETALALSQIDQHVLGAANLADLIRGVLAAIGGLDGDVCGFFARADAYGQLQIEASFGVAADRYHQAMEAGLIPKISIDPEAPAGQGPGGRAWRSGQIVATDAWALEAGPVPWRSIGSQLGFRSSAAVPLLDASGRSIALLSLYSAWPGYFSTLRLSSFLQHVQLVLGHGIEQRNHASVIPLREQQGYRQLLERQRVVMAYQPIISLRDGRLLKLEALARLQGDDGELIAPLRFLPAFGHAELLQLLELGLRQACADCRELERQGLRTHIAINFPAQGLGDPRYEAVLFKVLDACGLGVDRLQLEVLETQDGDSQTELRQSFVQRLREQGIRFAQDDLGSGHSSLLRMDQYAFDEVKIDQGLVRGALRKPQRALEFIVYLVRLAHAFDTAVTVEGLENLGMIEAAAILGADQGQGYGIARPMPAAEVMAWQRSYRYPVDPQTPRTALGAMAGYLLWDMQMAALADRPALADPVQGARNIVEQFVAANQLADSPLGRVLAARVGRSPRGAEADAFNPVTRLAVIEQLTECWLDEIGH, encoded by the coding sequence ATGATGCAGGGTGATGCAAACAACGTTGATGCCTATGGCGCGTGGATTGAAGCGGCGCTTGAGCCCATCAGGGAGCCCATGGCGCAGCTTTCGGAGCAGTTCGCAGCCGCGTTTTGCGATGCACTGAGCAGCGCGGCGCACACGGCCGAAATCATCGGCCGGCTCGGTCCGAGCGAATTTTCCCAGCTTCAACGCCGTCAGGCACAGCACCTGATCGCGCTTCTGGATCCGGCTCTGACCGGACCTGAGCACCTTGCACAGGCGGAGCACGTGGGTCGCGCGCATGCGCTCGTGGGCGTGGACATTCTGTGGGTCATCGAGGCCTTCAGTCTGTACCAGCAGCACATTCACCAGTTGCTGGGGCCGCTCCTGCCGGCATCCGAGCAGCGCGAGCACGTCATGCGCGTCGTCAGCCGGCGCATCCTGCTCGACCTGGCAGGGCAAGTCTCCAGCTTGCGGCGCATCGAGGTGGAGACCGCACTGGCGCTGTCCCAGATCGACCAGCATGTGCTGGGAGCCGCCAACCTGGCCGATCTGATCCGCGGGGTGCTGGCCGCAATCGGTGGGCTGGATGGCGACGTCTGCGGATTTTTCGCGCGCGCCGACGCCTACGGGCAATTGCAGATCGAGGCGTCATTCGGCGTGGCGGCGGACCGTTATCACCAGGCCATGGAAGCGGGCCTGATCCCCAAGATCAGCATCGATCCCGAGGCGCCCGCAGGGCAGGGACCGGGCGGGCGCGCGTGGCGCAGCGGGCAGATCGTGGCCACCGATGCCTGGGCGTTGGAAGCGGGTCCGGTGCCCTGGCGCTCGATTGGCTCGCAGCTTGGCTTTCGCTCCAGCGCCGCGGTGCCGCTGCTGGACGCATCGGGCCGTTCCATCGCCCTGTTGAGCCTGTACAGCGCCTGGCCGGGCTATTTTTCGACCCTTCGCCTCAGCAGCTTTTTGCAACACGTGCAGCTGGTGCTCGGGCACGGGATTGAGCAGCGCAACCACGCCAGTGTCATCCCGCTGCGCGAGCAGCAGGGGTATCGGCAACTGCTGGAACGCCAGCGCGTGGTCATGGCGTACCAACCCATCATCAGCTTGCGCGACGGCAGGCTCCTCAAGCTGGAGGCCCTCGCCCGGCTGCAAGGCGACGACGGCGAGCTGATCGCACCGCTGCGCTTTCTTCCGGCATTCGGCCATGCGGAACTCCTGCAGCTGCTCGAGCTGGGATTGCGCCAGGCCTGTGCCGACTGCCGGGAGCTGGAGCGCCAGGGTCTGCGAACGCACATCGCGATCAATTTCCCCGCCCAGGGCCTGGGCGATCCCCGCTATGAGGCGGTCCTGTTCAAGGTGCTTGATGCGTGCGGCCTCGGCGTCGACCGCTTGCAGCTCGAAGTCCTGGAGACGCAGGATGGCGACAGCCAGACCGAGTTGCGCCAGAGCTTCGTGCAGCGGCTGCGCGAGCAAGGCATCCGGTTCGCCCAGGACGATCTGGGCTCGGGCCACAGCTCCCTGCTGCGCATGGACCAGTACGCGTTCGATGAGGTCAAGATCGACCAGGGCCTGGTGCGCGGTGCGTTGCGCAAGCCTCAACGCGCCCTGGAGTTCATCGTGTACCTGGTGCGACTCGCCCATGCGTTCGACACGGCGGTGACCGTGGAAGGCCTGGAGAACCTGGGGATGATCGAGGCCGCGGCAATTCTGGGCGCGGACCAGGGGCAGGGCTACGGCATCGCCAGGCCCATGCCGGCCGCCGAGGTCATGGCCTGGCAGCGCAGCTATCGCTACCCGGTTGATCCCCAGACTCCCCGCACGGCGCTTGGTGCCATGGCGGGATACCTGCTGTGGGACATGCAAATGGCCGCGCTGGCGGATCGACCAGCCCTCGCCGATCCGGTTCAAGGGGCAAGGAACATCGTCGAGCAGTTCGTCGCGGCCAATCAGCTGGCGGACAGCCCGCTGGGAAGAGTCTTGGCGGCAAGGGTGGGGCGCAGCCCCCGCGGTGCCGAAGCCGACGCGTTCAATCCTGTCACGCGGCTTGCGGTGATCGAGCAACTCACCGAGTGCTGGCTCGATGAAATCGGGCATTAA